From the Manihot esculenta cultivar AM560-2 chromosome 3, M.esculenta_v8, whole genome shotgun sequence genome, one window contains:
- the LOC110612091 gene encoding alpha-1,3/1,6-mannosyltransferase ALG2 isoform X1 encodes MERKGNSKLNIAIIHPDLGIGGAERLIVDAAVELASHGHNVRIFTAHHDKNRCFEETVSGSFPVTVYGSFLPRHIFYRLHAVCAYLRCIFVALCVLFLWRSFDVILADQVSVVIPLLKVKKSTKVVFYCHFPDLLLAQHTTVLRRLYRKPIDFVEEITTGKADLILVNSKFTAYTFANTFKHLHSRGIRPAVLYPAVNVDQFDEFHSYKLNFLSINRFERKKNIELAISAFAMLHTLDKHAFQNHNLSDATLTIAGGYDKRLRENVEYLEELESLAEREGVSHRVKFITSCSTAERNALLSQCLCVIYTPKDEHFGIVPLEAMAAHKPVIACNSGGPVETVKDEVTGFLCDSTPKSFSLAMGKLLQDPEMAKKMGEQARQHVTESFSTKIFGQHLNQYLINISSSKED; translated from the exons ATGGAGAGAAAAGGGAACTCCAAATTGAATATCGCAATCATACACCCAGATCTTGGTATAG GTGGAGCGGAAAGATTGATTGTAGATGCGGCTGTTGAACTTGCCTCCCATGGCCACAATGTTCGTATTTTTACTGCTCACCATGATAAAAACCGATGCTTTGAGGAAACTGTTTCTG GTAGCTTTCCAGTTACTGTATACGGATCTTTTCTACCTCGGCATATATTCTACCGTTTACATGCTGTTTGTGCATATTTGCGGTGTATTTTCGTTGCTCTTTGTGTGCTGTTCCTGTGGCGATCATTTGATGTTATACTGGCAGATCAGGTTTCTGTTGTCATCCCACTGTTGAAAGTTAAAAAATCAACGAAG GTGGTATTTTATTGTCATTTTCCGGATCTGTTACTAGCTCAGCACACAACTGTTCTTCGGAGGTTATACAGAAAACCCATTGATTTTGTAGAAGAAATTACAACCG GAAAGGCAGATTTGATACTTGTTAATAGTAAATTTACTGCATATACTTTTGCAAATACATTCAAGCATCTCCATTCGCGAGGAATTCGGCCTGCTGTTCTCTACCCAGCTGTCAATGTGGACCAATTTGATGAATTTCATTCTTACAA GTTGAATTTTCTATCCATCAACCgctttgaaaggaaaaagaatatAGAGCTAGCAATTTCAGCATTTGCTATGCTTCACACTCTCGATAAACATGCCTTTCAAAATCATAATCTATCTGATGCCACTTTGACTATTGCAG GTGGATATGACAAACGCTTGAGAGAAAATGTTGAGTACTTGGAGGAACTTGAAAGCTTAGCTGAAAGGGAAGGTGTGTCTCATCGAGTTAAGTTCATAACATCTTGCTCAACAGCTGAAAGAAATGCCCTTCTTTCCCAATGTTTATGTGTCATTTATACACCAAAG GATGAACACTTTGGCATTGTTCCGCTAGAGGCAATGGCTGCTCATAAACCTGTCATTGCATGCAACAGTGGAGGTCCTGTGGAAACTGTGAAGGATGAAGTGACAGGCTTTCTTTGTGATTCCACTCCTAAATCTTTCTCTCTGGCGATGGGTAAACTCTTGCAGGATCCTGAAATGGCTAAGAAAATGGGTGAACAGGCACGTCAACATGTCACTGAATCATTTTCTACAAAGATTTTTGGTCAGCATTTAAATCAGTATCTCATCAACATTAGTAGCAGCAAGGAGGACTAA
- the LOC110612091 gene encoding alpha-1,3/1,6-mannosyltransferase ALG2 isoform X2 encodes MLHNYIRWLPKRGSFPVTVYGSFLPRHIFYRLHAVCAYLRCIFVALCVLFLWRSFDVILADQVSVVIPLLKVKKSTKVVFYCHFPDLLLAQHTTVLRRLYRKPIDFVEEITTGKADLILVNSKFTAYTFANTFKHLHSRGIRPAVLYPAVNVDQFDEFHSYKLNFLSINRFERKKNIELAISAFAMLHTLDKHAFQNHNLSDATLTIAGGYDKRLRENVEYLEELESLAEREGVSHRVKFITSCSTAERNALLSQCLCVIYTPKDEHFGIVPLEAMAAHKPVIACNSGGPVETVKDEVTGFLCDSTPKSFSLAMGKLLQDPEMAKKMGEQARQHVTESFSTKIFGQHLNQYLINISSSKED; translated from the exons ATGTTACATAATTATATTCGGTGGCTTCCCAAGAGGG GTAGCTTTCCAGTTACTGTATACGGATCTTTTCTACCTCGGCATATATTCTACCGTTTACATGCTGTTTGTGCATATTTGCGGTGTATTTTCGTTGCTCTTTGTGTGCTGTTCCTGTGGCGATCATTTGATGTTATACTGGCAGATCAGGTTTCTGTTGTCATCCCACTGTTGAAAGTTAAAAAATCAACGAAG GTGGTATTTTATTGTCATTTTCCGGATCTGTTACTAGCTCAGCACACAACTGTTCTTCGGAGGTTATACAGAAAACCCATTGATTTTGTAGAAGAAATTACAACCG GAAAGGCAGATTTGATACTTGTTAATAGTAAATTTACTGCATATACTTTTGCAAATACATTCAAGCATCTCCATTCGCGAGGAATTCGGCCTGCTGTTCTCTACCCAGCTGTCAATGTGGACCAATTTGATGAATTTCATTCTTACAA GTTGAATTTTCTATCCATCAACCgctttgaaaggaaaaagaatatAGAGCTAGCAATTTCAGCATTTGCTATGCTTCACACTCTCGATAAACATGCCTTTCAAAATCATAATCTATCTGATGCCACTTTGACTATTGCAG GTGGATATGACAAACGCTTGAGAGAAAATGTTGAGTACTTGGAGGAACTTGAAAGCTTAGCTGAAAGGGAAGGTGTGTCTCATCGAGTTAAGTTCATAACATCTTGCTCAACAGCTGAAAGAAATGCCCTTCTTTCCCAATGTTTATGTGTCATTTATACACCAAAG GATGAACACTTTGGCATTGTTCCGCTAGAGGCAATGGCTGCTCATAAACCTGTCATTGCATGCAACAGTGGAGGTCCTGTGGAAACTGTGAAGGATGAAGTGACAGGCTTTCTTTGTGATTCCACTCCTAAATCTTTCTCTCTGGCGATGGGTAAACTCTTGCAGGATCCTGAAATGGCTAAGAAAATGGGTGAACAGGCACGTCAACATGTCACTGAATCATTTTCTACAAAGATTTTTGGTCAGCATTTAAATCAGTATCTCATCAACATTAGTAGCAGCAAGGAGGACTAA